The Actinomadura sp. WMMB 499 genome includes a window with the following:
- a CDS encoding type I polyketide synthase — protein sequence MTPPGSGAPAEAEIRRWLVDRLARRLRRPAAAVDPHRPFTELGLASRDVVEITGELQERLDTVVDPALVYAHPTVAGLARACVPGRDDRAPVPAAGPAENPAQGPAPSGCGPVAVIGIGCRFPGGVTTPAAFWDMLAAGRDGVGEIPADRWRDWREQEPAVVRLLGGTVPRGGFLAGDAGDFDAEHFGIAPREAAAMDPQQRLALEVAVEALQHAAVAPGALAGSRTGVFVGASTSDYGQLLFRDLTAVDAWTGTGASPSIIANRISYWLGTHGPSLVVDTACSSSLTAVHLAARSLASGESDLALAGGVNLILSPGVTVNFHRAGAMAADGRCKTFDAAADGYVRGEGCGVLVLKRLADARRDGDRVLAVLRGSAVNSDGPSNGLMAPNPRAQEDVLRAACAAAGVSPGEVDYVEAHGTGTMLGDSVEARALGRVFGAEREPDAPLPVGSVKTNIGHLEAAAGVAGLIKVVLALGNGGVPPSLHFTAPNPHIDFGAARLRVVTRRSRWPERDARTAPLRAGVSSFGFGGGNAHAVLEQAPAAEPEPDAPPAGPCVYCLPVTDPDATRAFATALADRLDAPDSAPALPDVGRTLARRTAGPCTAVVASSRPELVTELRDLAAGRPGPAVFPPVTTAGEGPVWVFPGQGAQWAGMGRGLLATEPSFAAAVDELDPLFVREARYSLRRVLERGRPLTGIDRVQPVLFGVQVALAALWRAHGAAPAAVIGHSMGEVAAAVVAGALSPADGVAVIVRRSRLMARAAGRGAMAVADLTGLGAAGLAAEFPGVEVAGHLAPGQSTVAGDTADVARLVARLEAEGRLARTVRVDVASHSSRMDPLLEELAADLDGVTGTGEPACEFLTTVLDDPRETPDFTAAYWTANLRRPVRFEQAVRAAAGTGPFVEVSPHPVLTHAIEETLHAEGVAEPVAVATLRRDGDEPWTFRTALARLAASGHRPDPRALHPAGRVVDLPAVPWRRTRHWLASTAPAPGLPEPGPGTLLGAADTVPAEPAIRTWRALCTPEAPPYPGEHTVGGVPVVPAAVLLNTLLRASGTGAVADVRLLRPVLSGRPVEAQVTEQDGALRLAARAPGRPDAAWVNHLTAHTSAPPESAPPGSASLGGVPTGSGTLARGLDGDVPGGERLTGAAVDALLDGPVAGRVYPWRVTEAWRGPGRFRAVVDVAGGTAGLLDAVLHLAPLAMVDDRRATPVPSGAGHLAGAPEPDGRAVVDVLRSAGTGRDGVVVDVAVTGPDGGLMLAADRLAYALLDADPGTAPAPEAADARRLAFAPRWEPVAPVAAVPPASVAVVGPPGPFADRLAAALGARCGRVHRGESAEGLPDVEAIVLAPAASGASAAPFEDAVATVRRAAATIAAAKGPARVWLVTRGARSPRDDAGVRQSLLWGLAGVADAEHPENFGGLVDFGDEDDATLAALAEVLGVRPDGPLSISAGTVTGLRLVPAGDAPDDAPTRCRPDAAYLVTGGLGALGLRTARWLAERGARRLVLAGRTPLPPRRDWDREPAAAARVAAIRELEARGVAVQAVALDVGDAGALRRLVDERDRAGQPPIRGVVHAAGVVGDRPLRALDDGVVEAVLRPKVGGLLALEAVLPADELDFLVLFSSAGALLGVPGQGPYAAANAFLDGFARARGRDGVRVASLGWGPWEGLGFAADARLVDEQVRAAGLRPLRADEAFGALEHVLRCGAPQALVVAPGGTPDAPPGGLLADVLPSAPPGSGSPADGERPARPDWTALPPGELEPALAAAVREAAAAELGLAAGALSDDRPLAELGLDSIMGLALRRRLERLTGATLSATTLWNHPTVADLTALLTDRLTGPPAAAPPSPVAGSGDDSSWSALLDEVAAGDG from the coding sequence ATGACGCCGCCGGGATCCGGGGCGCCGGCCGAGGCGGAGATCCGGCGCTGGCTGGTCGACCGGCTCGCCCGCCGGCTGCGGCGCCCCGCGGCCGCAGTGGACCCGCACCGCCCCTTCACCGAACTGGGGCTGGCCTCGCGCGACGTCGTCGAGATCACCGGCGAGCTGCAGGAGCGGCTCGACACCGTCGTCGATCCCGCGCTCGTCTACGCCCACCCGACGGTCGCCGGGCTGGCACGCGCGTGCGTTCCCGGACGGGACGACCGCGCACCGGTCCCCGCGGCGGGCCCGGCGGAGAACCCGGCGCAGGGCCCGGCGCCGTCGGGCTGCGGGCCGGTGGCCGTCATCGGCATCGGCTGCCGGTTCCCCGGCGGCGTCACCACCCCGGCGGCGTTCTGGGACATGCTGGCGGCGGGTCGCGACGGTGTCGGCGAGATTCCCGCGGACCGCTGGCGGGACTGGCGGGAGCAGGAGCCCGCCGTCGTGCGGCTGCTCGGCGGGACGGTCCCGCGCGGCGGCTTCCTGGCGGGCGACGCGGGCGATTTCGACGCCGAGCACTTCGGCATCGCGCCGCGCGAGGCCGCCGCGATGGACCCGCAGCAGCGGCTGGCGCTGGAGGTCGCGGTCGAGGCGCTGCAGCACGCGGCCGTCGCCCCCGGCGCGCTGGCCGGGTCCCGCACCGGCGTGTTCGTCGGCGCGTCCACCTCCGACTACGGCCAGTTGCTGTTCCGCGACCTGACGGCGGTGGACGCCTGGACGGGCACCGGCGCGAGCCCGAGCATCATCGCCAACCGGATCTCCTACTGGCTGGGGACGCACGGCCCCAGCCTCGTCGTCGACACCGCCTGCTCCTCGTCCCTGACGGCGGTGCACCTCGCCGCGCGGAGCCTGGCGTCGGGGGAGAGCGACCTCGCGCTCGCCGGCGGCGTCAACCTCATCCTGTCGCCCGGCGTGACCGTCAACTTCCACCGGGCGGGGGCCATGGCCGCCGACGGCCGGTGCAAGACCTTCGACGCCGCCGCAGACGGCTACGTCCGCGGCGAGGGCTGCGGCGTGCTGGTGCTGAAGCGGCTGGCCGACGCCCGCCGGGACGGCGACCGCGTGCTGGCGGTCCTGCGCGGCAGCGCCGTCAACAGCGACGGCCCGTCCAACGGCCTGATGGCGCCCAACCCCCGGGCCCAGGAGGACGTGCTGCGGGCCGCGTGCGCCGCCGCCGGCGTCTCCCCCGGCGAGGTCGACTACGTCGAGGCGCACGGCACGGGCACCATGCTCGGCGACAGCGTCGAGGCCCGCGCCCTGGGCCGAGTGTTCGGCGCGGAACGGGAGCCGGACGCGCCGCTGCCGGTCGGGTCGGTCAAGACCAACATCGGGCACCTGGAGGCCGCGGCGGGCGTCGCGGGGCTGATCAAGGTGGTGCTGGCCCTGGGCAACGGCGGGGTGCCGCCCAGCCTGCACTTCACCGCACCCAACCCGCACATCGACTTCGGCGCCGCGCGCCTGCGGGTGGTGACGCGGCGGTCCCGCTGGCCGGAGCGGGACGCCCGGACGGCGCCGCTCCGCGCGGGAGTGTCCTCGTTCGGCTTCGGCGGCGGCAACGCCCACGCGGTGCTCGAGCAGGCGCCCGCCGCCGAACCGGAACCGGACGCGCCGCCCGCCGGTCCGTGCGTCTACTGCCTGCCGGTCACCGACCCGGACGCGACCCGGGCGTTCGCGACGGCGCTCGCCGACCGGCTGGACGCGCCGGACAGCGCTCCCGCCCTGCCGGACGTGGGCCGCACCCTGGCACGGCGGACCGCCGGGCCCTGCACCGCCGTCGTGGCGTCCTCCCGCCCGGAGCTCGTGACCGAGCTGCGCGACCTCGCCGCCGGACGTCCCGGCCCCGCCGTGTTCCCGCCGGTCACCACCGCCGGTGAGGGCCCGGTGTGGGTGTTCCCCGGGCAGGGGGCGCAGTGGGCCGGGATGGGGCGCGGCCTGCTGGCCACCGAGCCCTCCTTCGCCGCCGCGGTGGACGAGCTCGACCCGCTGTTCGTCCGCGAGGCCCGGTACTCGCTGCGGCGGGTGCTCGAGCGGGGCCGCCCGCTCACCGGGATCGACCGCGTCCAGCCGGTGCTGTTCGGCGTCCAGGTCGCGCTCGCCGCGCTGTGGCGCGCGCACGGCGCCGCACCGGCCGCGGTGATCGGCCACTCGATGGGCGAGGTCGCCGCCGCGGTCGTGGCGGGCGCGCTGTCCCCGGCGGACGGCGTCGCGGTGATCGTGCGGCGGTCCCGGCTGATGGCCCGCGCCGCCGGCCGCGGCGCGATGGCGGTCGCGGACCTCACCGGCCTCGGCGCGGCGGGCCTGGCCGCCGAGTTCCCCGGTGTCGAGGTGGCGGGGCATCTCGCGCCCGGACAGAGCACGGTGGCGGGCGATACGGCGGACGTGGCGCGGCTCGTCGCCCGGCTGGAGGCCGAGGGACGGCTGGCCCGCACCGTCCGGGTGGACGTCGCCTCCCATTCCAGCCGCATGGACCCCCTCCTGGAGGAACTGGCCGCGGACCTGGACGGCGTGACCGGCACCGGCGAACCGGCCTGCGAGTTCCTCACCACCGTTCTGGACGATCCGCGCGAGACGCCCGATTTCACCGCGGCGTACTGGACGGCGAACCTGCGGCGTCCGGTGCGCTTCGAGCAGGCGGTGCGGGCGGCGGCCGGGACGGGGCCCTTCGTGGAGGTCTCGCCGCATCCGGTGCTCACCCACGCGATCGAGGAGACCCTGCACGCGGAGGGCGTCGCCGAGCCCGTCGCCGTCGCGACGCTGCGCCGCGACGGCGACGAGCCGTGGACGTTCCGGACGGCCCTGGCCCGCCTCGCCGCGTCCGGCCACCGCCCCGACCCGCGGGCGCTGCACCCGGCGGGCCGCGTCGTCGACCTGCCCGCCGTACCGTGGCGCCGCACCCGGCACTGGCTCGCGAGCACCGCGCCCGCCCCCGGCCTTCCGGAGCCCGGGCCCGGCACCCTCCTCGGCGCGGCCGACACGGTGCCCGCCGAACCCGCGATCCGGACGTGGCGCGCGCTCTGCACGCCCGAAGCCCCGCCCTACCCGGGCGAGCACACCGTCGGCGGCGTGCCGGTCGTCCCGGCGGCCGTGCTGCTCAACACCCTGCTGCGGGCGTCGGGGACGGGCGCGGTCGCCGACGTGCGGCTGCTGCGCCCCGTGCTCTCCGGCCGTCCCGTGGAGGCCCAGGTCACCGAGCAGGACGGCGCCCTTCGCCTGGCGGCCCGCGCGCCGGGCCGCCCGGACGCTGCGTGGGTGAACCACCTGACCGCCCACACGTCCGCCCCGCCGGAGTCCGCCCCGCCCGGCTCCGCCTCACTCGGTGGCGTTCCGACGGGGTCCGGCACGCTCGCTCGCGGCCTGGACGGTGACGTCCCGGGCGGCGAGCGGCTCACCGGCGCCGCCGTCGACGCGCTGCTGGACGGTCCGGTCGCCGGGCGGGTCTACCCGTGGCGGGTGACCGAGGCGTGGCGCGGGCCGGGGCGGTTCCGCGCCGTCGTCGACGTCGCCGGTGGCACGGCCGGGCTGCTCGACGCGGTGCTGCACCTGGCCCCGCTGGCGATGGTGGACGACCGGCGGGCGACGCCCGTCCCGTCCGGCGCCGGTCACCTCGCCGGCGCCCCCGAACCGGACGGGCGCGCCGTGGTCGACGTGCTCCGCTCGGCGGGGACCGGGCGCGACGGGGTGGTCGTGGACGTCGCCGTCACCGGCCCGGACGGCGGGCTCATGCTGGCCGCCGACCGCCTCGCCTACGCTCTCCTCGACGCGGATCCCGGTACGGCGCCCGCACCCGAGGCCGCGGACGCGCGGCGGCTGGCGTTCGCGCCCCGGTGGGAGCCCGTGGCGCCCGTGGCGGCCGTCCCGCCGGCCTCGGTCGCGGTCGTCGGGCCGCCCGGCCCGTTCGCCGACCGGCTCGCCGCCGCCCTGGGCGCCCGCTGCGGCCGGGTGCACCGCGGCGAGTCCGCCGAGGGACTCCCGGACGTCGAGGCGATCGTCCTCGCGCCGGCGGCGTCCGGCGCCTCCGCCGCGCCGTTCGAGGACGCCGTCGCGACGGTGCGCCGCGCCGCCGCGACGATCGCGGCGGCGAAGGGACCGGCCCGGGTCTGGCTGGTCACCCGGGGAGCGCGGTCTCCACGGGACGACGCCGGCGTCCGCCAGTCGCTGCTGTGGGGCCTGGCGGGGGTCGCGGACGCCGAACATCCGGAGAACTTCGGCGGGCTGGTCGACTTCGGCGACGAGGACGACGCGACGCTCGCGGCACTGGCGGAGGTGCTCGGGGTTCGCCCGGACGGTCCCCTCTCGATCAGTGCGGGCACGGTGACGGGCCTGCGGCTCGTCCCCGCCGGCGACGCGCCGGACGATGCCCCGACGCGGTGCCGTCCGGACGCCGCCTACCTGGTGACCGGCGGGCTCGGCGCCCTCGGGCTGCGGACCGCCCGGTGGCTGGCCGAGCGCGGCGCGCGGCGGCTCGTCCTGGCCGGGCGCACGCCGCTGCCGCCGCGCCGCGACTGGGATCGGGAGCCCGCCGCGGCCGCGCGAGTCGCCGCGATCCGCGAGCTGGAGGCGCGCGGCGTCGCCGTGCAGGCCGTGGCCCTGGACGTCGGAGACGCCGGCGCGCTGCGCCGCCTCGTCGACGAGCGCGACCGGGCGGGTCAGCCCCCGATACGCGGCGTCGTCCACGCGGCCGGGGTGGTGGGCGACCGGCCGCTGCGGGCACTGGACGACGGCGTCGTCGAGGCGGTCCTGCGGCCCAAGGTCGGGGGCCTGCTGGCCCTGGAGGCCGTGCTCCCGGCGGACGAACTGGACTTCCTCGTGCTGTTCTCCTCGGCCGGGGCCCTGCTCGGCGTGCCCGGCCAGGGGCCGTACGCGGCGGCGAACGCGTTCCTGGACGGCTTCGCCCGTGCGCGCGGCCGGGACGGCGTCCGGGTGGCGAGCCTCGGGTGGGGCCCCTGGGAGGGGCTCGGCTTCGCCGCCGACGCGCGCCTGGTCGACGAGCAGGTGCGCGCCGCCGGGCTGCGTCCCCTGCGCGCGGACGAGGCGTTCGGCGCGCTGGAGCACGTGCTGCGCTGCGGGGCGCCCCAGGCCCTGGTCGTCGCTCCGGGGGGCACGCCGGACGCACCTCCCGGCGGCCTGCTCGCCGACGTCCTGCCCTCGGCCCCACCCGGATCGGGCTCCCCGGCGGACGGCGAACGTCCCGCCCGTCCGGACTGGACGGCGCTGCCGCCGGGCGAGCTGGAGCCCGCCCTGGCGGCGGCCGTGCGGGAGGCCGCCGCGGCCGAGCTGGGCCTGGCGGCCGGCGCGCTGTCCGACGACCGCCCGCTGGCCGAACTCGGCCTCGACTCGATCATGGGGCTGGCGCTGCGGCGCAGGCTGGAGCGGCTGACGGGCGCGACGCTGTCCGCCACGACACTGTGGAACCACCCGACGGTGGCGGACCTGACCGCGCTGCTGACCGACCGCCTGACCGGACCGCCCGCAGCCGCACCGCCGTCCCCGGTGGCCGGCAGCGGCGACGACTCGTCCTGGTCGGCGCTGCTGGACGAGGTCGCGGCGGGCGACGGCTGA
- a CDS encoding phytanoyl-CoA dioxygenase family protein, which yields MSSAASRVPAAATASGEAAPDVPRFYAPFRWDEVDEVTRTLGTAVLTGLVDTDLLARFGGEVDRWLERNPDSACPDSGSPVYDTFMGRRTARLQGLLAKAPAAADLIRHPGILGWARRLLAPVCDGVQLSAAEFIQIGPRERRQYTHRDSDAWWFAPRGPDPLCVNAMVAMTPFDERNGATRVVPGSCGWPEGRRPVDGEAVQPRLDPGDVLLFRADVFHGGGANRTTDQFRRGVVLSYCAGWLRPLENSFLNVPRRVAAGLPEEVAELLGYRIHDSTARGGGIIGTHEYGDPRRALHA from the coding sequence ATGTCATCAGCCGCTTCCCGCGTGCCGGCCGCCGCGACCGCGTCCGGCGAAGCGGCACCGGACGTGCCCCGGTTCTACGCGCCCTTCAGGTGGGACGAGGTGGACGAGGTCACCCGGACGCTCGGGACGGCCGTGCTGACCGGCCTGGTCGACACGGACCTGCTGGCCCGGTTCGGCGGGGAGGTCGACCGGTGGTTGGAGCGGAACCCCGACAGTGCCTGCCCGGACAGCGGGTCGCCGGTCTACGACACGTTCATGGGGCGCCGGACGGCGCGGCTGCAGGGGCTGCTCGCCAAGGCGCCCGCGGCGGCGGACCTGATCCGCCACCCCGGCATCCTCGGCTGGGCGCGCCGGCTCCTCGCCCCCGTGTGCGACGGTGTCCAGCTGAGCGCGGCCGAGTTCATCCAGATCGGCCCCCGCGAGCGGCGCCAGTACACCCATCGCGACAGCGACGCGTGGTGGTTCGCGCCGCGCGGGCCGGACCCGCTGTGCGTCAACGCGATGGTGGCGATGACCCCGTTCGACGAGCGGAACGGCGCGACCCGGGTGGTGCCGGGGAGTTGCGGGTGGCCGGAGGGCCGCCGCCCCGTGGACGGCGAGGCCGTCCAGCCCCGGCTCGACCCCGGCGACGTCCTGCTGTTCCGCGCCGACGTCTTCCACGGCGGGGGCGCCAACCGCACCACCGACCAGTTCCGGCGCGGCGTCGTCCTCAGCTACTGCGCGGGCTGGCTGCGCCCGCTCGAGAACTCCTTCCTCAACGTGCCGCGGCGGGTCGCCGCCGGGCTGCCCGAGGAGGTGGCGGAGCTGCTCGGCTACCGCATCCACGACTCGACCGCCCGCGGCGGCGGAATCATCGGCACGCACGAGTACGGCGACCCCCGCCGAGCCCTCCACGCCTGA
- a CDS encoding GNAT family N-acetyltransferase gives MKGELVTLRRVTEDDYDALTSWASGRPGLYGSGAAAFPSREQMRGSIESGAARYLIAVDPEGRRIGAVTWDPGAHALSFRIGVMIGDEDLWTEGHGAEAVLLLLNLLFHTMGAHRVEMLAGLYNRQPVRMVTQGYMVLEGILRDYFFVDGEYFDAVILSLLRPDYYRLVEDLEIPQDAIPADQKREARETLRKHLADISADHFVRIMER, from the coding sequence ATGAAGGGCGAACTTGTCACGCTGCGGCGCGTGACCGAGGACGACTACGACGCGCTGACGTCCTGGGCGAGTGGACGGCCCGGCCTGTACGGCAGCGGTGCGGCGGCCTTCCCCAGCCGGGAGCAGATGCGCGGCAGCATCGAGTCGGGCGCCGCCCGCTACCTCATCGCCGTCGATCCGGAGGGCCGCCGGATCGGCGCGGTGACCTGGGATCCGGGCGCCCACGCCCTCAGCTTCCGGATCGGGGTGATGATCGGCGACGAGGACCTGTGGACGGAGGGGCACGGCGCCGAGGCCGTCCTGCTCCTGCTGAACCTCCTGTTCCACACCATGGGGGCGCACCGGGTGGAGATGCTCGCCGGCCTTTACAACCGGCAGCCCGTGCGGATGGTCACGCAGGGATACATGGTGCTGGAGGGCATCCTGCGCGACTACTTCTTCGTGGACGGCGAGTACTTCGACGCCGTCATCCTGTCGCTGCTGCGCCCGGACTACTACCGCCTCGTCGAGGATCTGGAGATCCCGCAGGACGCGATCCCGGCCGACCAGAAGCGGGAGGCGCGCGAGACGCTGCGCAAGCACCTGGCCGACATCTCCGCCGACCACTTCGTCCGGATCATGGAACGGTAG
- the fabF gene encoding beta-ketoacyl-ACP synthase II, with product MATHSTRTAPHRRVVVTGAGAVSPIGVTTDEFWAGLLAGRSGVGPITWFDAADLPVRIGAEVRDFDPDVYLERRVSRRLDGYAQFAIAAAYQATAQAKLPVGDGLGDRTAVYVGSAYGADKLMTTALNTLRDRGHRAMSPFYAANSGVDSAAGEIAMLFGATGPSNSMSTACATGATCVGEATRLIRHGYADVALAGASDDCVTPLNISTTSRTGALSRRNDDPARASRPFDRDRDGFVMGAGAGVVVLESAEHALERGAPILAEVAGYGTSTDAYHVTAPHPEGRGARAAIRGALRDAGLAPADVDHVNAHGTGTVLNDRTEAAAIRAELGEHAERVPVSGIKSMTGHTLGAAGALELIASIWAIREGVVPPTINCDDPEDTGLDFVPGEARRHQVRTVLSNSFGFGGRNVVLAVTRWEE from the coding sequence ATGGCAACGCATTCCACGAGGACGGCGCCGCACCGGCGCGTCGTCGTCACCGGCGCCGGGGCGGTCTCCCCGATCGGTGTGACGACCGACGAGTTCTGGGCGGGCCTGCTGGCCGGCCGCAGCGGCGTGGGACCCATCACCTGGTTCGACGCCGCGGACCTGCCGGTGCGGATCGGTGCGGAGGTCCGCGACTTCGACCCGGACGTCTACCTGGAGCGCCGGGTGAGCCGCCGGCTCGACGGCTACGCCCAGTTCGCCATCGCGGCCGCGTACCAGGCCACCGCGCAGGCGAAGCTGCCCGTCGGCGACGGGCTGGGCGACCGGACCGCGGTGTACGTCGGGTCGGCGTACGGCGCCGACAAGCTGATGACGACCGCCCTGAACACGCTGCGGGACCGCGGCCACCGCGCGATGAGCCCCTTCTACGCCGCCAACAGCGGGGTGGACAGCGCGGCGGGCGAGATCGCGATGCTGTTCGGCGCGACCGGCCCGTCCAACTCCATGAGCACCGCGTGCGCCACCGGGGCGACGTGCGTCGGCGAGGCCACCCGCCTGATCCGGCACGGCTACGCCGACGTCGCCCTGGCCGGCGCCTCCGACGACTGCGTGACCCCCCTCAACATCTCGACGACCTCGCGGACCGGGGCGCTGTCCCGCCGCAACGACGACCCGGCGCGGGCCAGCCGCCCCTTCGACCGGGACCGCGACGGGTTCGTGATGGGCGCGGGCGCCGGCGTCGTGGTGCTGGAGTCCGCCGAGCACGCGCTGGAGCGGGGCGCCCCGATCCTCGCCGAGGTGGCCGGGTACGGCACGAGCACGGACGCCTACCACGTGACGGCCCCGCACCCGGAGGGGCGCGGCGCGCGCGCCGCGATCCGGGGCGCGCTGCGGGACGCCGGGCTCGCCCCGGCGGACGTCGACCACGTCAACGCGCACGGCACCGGCACGGTGCTGAACGACCGGACGGAGGCCGCGGCGATCCGCGCGGAGCTGGGCGAGCACGCCGAGCGCGTCCCGGTCAGCGGGATCAAGTCGATGACCGGGCACACGCTGGGCGCGGCGGGCGCGCTGGAGCTGATCGCGTCGATCTGGGCGATCCGGGAGGGCGTGGTCCCGCCCACGATCAACTGCGACGACCCCGAGGACACCGGACTGGACTTCGTCCCCGGCGAGGCCCGGCGGCACCAGGTCCGCACGGTCCTGAGCAACTCCTTCGGGTTCGGCGGCCGCAACGTCGTGCTGGCCGTGACCCGCTGGGAGGAGTGA
- a CDS encoding class I adenylate-forming enzyme family protein, translated as MGARLVGPDGGGTVDLETAAGVAVRALRDAGVGAGDRVLLWADNAPPYAAAVLALMHLDVSLVLLDHRCTPADVRATALAAGASWIVTDRTDAPVPARAVPLPALDGCAPEPGFSIDARPWRERADALITWSSGTTGPPKGIVRSGEAFLGNLERTQRRFGYRPDDVLMPLLPFSHQWGLSLILLAWISGASLVVAPYTRVDRALRLAERTRATTIDATPATYHSLLNVLARQPALHGAVATVRRWCTGGAPVNPGLTERFQQVMGHPLLDGYGSTEAGNITFALPPDPVACGRPLDGVEVWITAPDGRPAAPGATGEIWVRSPDLFTAHLSAAGIEPMDHRGGYRTGDLGFQDADGNLHVLGRKSAVHRSGHTLYPEAIERTAERCGRPVKIVALDDDRRGAQLVFVVADPDGGTPHAWWERLCALLPAYEQPNRVLVVDRLPLNRTGKVDAAELRRAVLTEFGAEPPSPQSPPSPPSPAAVAGDPVHRT; from the coding sequence ATGGGGGCTCGGCTGGTCGGGCCGGACGGCGGCGGGACCGTCGACCTGGAGACCGCCGCGGGCGTCGCGGTGCGGGCGCTCCGCGACGCCGGGGTGGGCGCCGGGGACCGGGTCCTGCTGTGGGCCGACAACGCCCCGCCCTACGCGGCCGCGGTGCTCGCGCTGATGCACCTCGACGTCTCGCTGGTCCTCCTGGACCACCGGTGCACCCCCGCCGACGTCCGCGCCACGGCCCTCGCCGCCGGGGCGTCCTGGATCGTCACCGACCGGACCGACGCGCCCGTCCCCGCGCGGGCCGTTCCCCTGCCGGCCCTGGACGGGTGCGCACCGGAACCCGGCTTCTCGATCGACGCGCGCCCGTGGCGGGAGCGCGCCGACGCCCTGATCACCTGGTCGTCGGGAACCACCGGCCCGCCCAAGGGCATCGTCCGCAGCGGCGAGGCGTTCCTCGGCAACCTGGAACGCACTCAGCGCCGGTTCGGCTACCGGCCCGACGACGTGCTGATGCCCCTGCTGCCCTTCTCCCACCAGTGGGGGCTCTCGCTGATCCTGCTCGCCTGGATCAGCGGCGCGTCCCTCGTCGTCGCCCCCTACACCCGCGTCGACCGCGCCCTGCGGCTGGCGGAGCGCACCCGCGCGACCACCATCGACGCGACCCCCGCCACCTACCACAGCCTGCTGAACGTCCTGGCCCGGCAGCCCGCGCTGCACGGCGCGGTCGCCACCGTGCGGCGCTGGTGCACCGGCGGCGCGCCCGTGAACCCCGGCCTGACGGAGCGGTTCCAGCAGGTCATGGGCCACCCGCTGCTGGACGGCTACGGCAGCACCGAGGCCGGGAACATCACCTTCGCCCTCCCCCCGGACCCGGTGGCCTGCGGCCGTCCGCTCGACGGCGTCGAGGTGTGGATCACCGCGCCCGACGGACGGCCCGCCGCCCCCGGGGCGACCGGCGAGATCTGGGTGCGCTCGCCCGACCTGTTCACCGCGCACCTGAGCGCGGCCGGGATCGAGCCGATGGACCACCGCGGCGGCTACCGCACCGGCGACCTCGGCTTCCAGGACGCGGACGGCAACCTGCACGTGCTCGGGCGCAAGTCGGCCGTGCACCGCTCCGGGCACACCCTGTACCCGGAGGCCATCGAGCGGACGGCGGAGCGGTGCGGCCGTCCCGTCAAGATCGTCGCGCTGGACGACGACCGGCGCGGCGCCCAGCTGGTGTTCGTCGTGGCCGACCCGGACGGCGGCACCCCCCACGCCTGGTGGGAGCGCCTGTGCGCGCTGCTGCCGGCCTACGAGCAGCCGAACCGCGTGCTGGTCGTGGACCGGTTGCCGCTGAACCGCACCGGCAAGGTGGACGCCGCCGAACTGCGGCGAGCGGTACTGACCGAGTTCGGAGCCGAGCCGCCGTCCCCGCAGTCCCCGCCATCACCGCCGTCCCCGGCGGCCGTCGCCGGCGACCCGGTTCACCGGACGTGA